A genomic stretch from Telopea speciosissima isolate NSW1024214 ecotype Mountain lineage chromosome 7, Tspe_v1, whole genome shotgun sequence includes:
- the LOC122669021 gene encoding uncharacterized protein LOC122669021 has product MTVSSSRTKSSGPVSHGFQRSVSPSGRFYSSSTASSSSTGFAYSSSSFSSGSTGFFHRSASPTRVNLYGSVSSSPSVRFSIDRSISPSRSIAASTRDQVVKKHSNPMSSPSCPRRTCMCSPTTHPGSFRCSLHKGFNSHHHHPSGSYPSNRLNARRSAMTNSLVRIGTVEGEWVKRALAALIRPSSHHQRRRAAFHPRPSRLSNMSKVQDL; this is encoded by the coding sequence ATGACGGTTTCTTCTTCTAGAACCAAATCCAGTGGACCTGTATCTCACGGGTTTCAGAGATCGGTCTCACCTTCTGGGAGGTTTTATTCTTCGTCGACGGCATCTTCGTCGTCGACTGGTTTTGCGTATTCTAGTTCGAGTTTTTCCTCTGGATCTACTGGTTTCTTTCATAGATCAGCTTCTCCGACTCGTGTCAACCTCTATGGATCTGTTTCCTCTTCTCCGTCTGTTCGATTTTCTATCGATCGGTCTATTTCTCCAAGCAGGTCGATTGCGGCTTCTACTCGTGACCAGGTCGTGAAGAAGCATAGTAATCCTATGTCTTCCCCGTCGTGTCCGAGGAGAACGTGTATGTGTTCGCCAACGACACACCCTGGTTCTTTTCGTTGCAGTCTCCACAAAGGATTCAACAGCCATCACCATCATCCTTCTGGATCGTATCCGTCTAATCGATTGAACGCTAGGAGATCTGCAATGACGAATTCGCTGGTTCGGATCGGGACTGttgaaggagaatgggtaaAGAGGGCTTTGGCTGCTTTGATCCGACCTTCTTCTCATCATCAGAGGAGAAGAGCGGCGTTCCATCCTAGACCTAGCCGGCTTTCTAACATGTCGAAAGTCCAGGACTTGTGA